A window of Fusobacterium sp. genomic DNA:
TCGGGCTCATAACCCGAAGGTCGTAAGTTCAAATCTTGCCCCCGCCACCAAACAAAATAATAATAAATATATGCGGGATTAGCTCAGTTGGTAGAGCGTCAGCCTTCCAAGCTGAATGTCGCGAGTTCGAACCTCGTTTCCCGCTCCAAAGATGCGTCATTAGCTCAGCTGGTAGAGCACACGACTTTTAATCGTGTTGCCACAGGTTCAAATCCTGTATGACGCACCATTTATGTGTCTGTAGCTCAGCTGGATAGAGCAACGCCCTTCTAAGGCGTGGGTCAGGGGTTCGAATCCCTTCAGACACGCCATGTTTTAACTAATTGTGGATCCATAGCTCAGTTGGTTAGAGCACTCGGCTCATAACCGAGTGGTCGCTGGTTCAACTCCAGCTGGATCCACCATTTTTTTTGCCCCGTTCGTTCAGTGGTAAGGACATCAGATTTTCACTCTGGCAACAGGGGTTCGATTCCCCTACGGGGTACCACTATGGAAGGTTACCCTAACTGGTAAGGAACCGGTCTTGAAAACCGGCGTCGCAAGACTTCAGAGTTCGAATCTCTGACCTTCCGCCAGTATTTCAAATGTTTGCCCAGATAGCTCAGTCGGTAGAGCAGGGGACTGAAAATCCCCGTGTCGGTGGTTCGATTCCGCCTCTGGGCACCATTTAAACTAATATGGTCGCATAGCTCAGTTGGGAGAGCACCTGCCTTACAAGCAGGGGGTCATAGGTTCAAGTCCTATTGTGACCACCATATGCCTTTGGGGGTGTAGCTCAGTTGGTTAGAGCGCCTGCCTGTCACGCAGGAGGTCGCGAGTTCGACCCTCGTCACTCCCGCCATAATTTAAAAAATACAAGACATGCTAGTATATGTCTTTTTTTTATATTTATTAATAATAATTTCTTTTTAGAATAGACTAAATTTATATTTTACTATTTTCTTAAAATATTATATTTGTTATAATTTATTTTTTATTTTAATAGTATAAATGGAATTTTATTGTATAAAAAATAAAAAGCACCTGTCAGTTGTCATAATGAGAAGCTTACTTGGTTGCATGTAAAATGGGCTTTGTGTTAAAATTAATTAACATAAAAAACCAAAATACATATCTAAGGAGGATTTTAAATGAAAAAAATAGTAATAGGAGCTTTGATGATAGGGTTGCTTGCAGCTTGTGGAGGTGCAAAAGATAGTTATTCATACAGTGATAAAGTTGCATTATCAAAAAAAGTTATGAATAGTGATTCAAAAGCTATAAAAGAGTATGAAGAAATTATGAAAAAACTTTCTGAAAAAGCAACAAAAGGAGATCAAGATGCTATAAAAGAGGCTCAAGAATGGGCAAAAGCTATAGCAGAAGTTTCTGGAGTAGAAATACCAACTACACCAGCAAATTAATTTTAATTATATTATACTCAAATATATAAATGTTAGAATGGGGACTTGAAAAATTTTCAAGTCCCCATATTTAAAAAAAAAATTATTTCTTTTTTTCTTCTTTTTTTTCTGGTTCTTCTATCTTTACATATTCTTTTAATACATCATTTATTTTATATTTTTCTACCAGTTTATTTATTACTTTTACTTTTTCTTCTCCCAGTTTTTGATTGAATAATGCCTGCTGAAGCTGTGGATATACTTCTATTGTATTTTTATCCTTTAATAGTTCAGCATTATTCTTATATACTTCTAGTAGTTCATAATCATATACTTGAATTGTTTTTTGTGCTATTGAATTAAGATAGAATTCTATCTCCATATTTAATTTTGTCTCCTCAAGATATTTTTTTTCCTCTTCTGTATATTTTTTCTTTTCCATCTCTACAAGAATAGCTTTTCTTACTAATAATTGTGCTATTCCATCCTTATTATCTTTCAGTAGTTCTAATTCTGCTTTTGTTAATTTTATCATTATATTTTTCCTCCAAAATAGTATGTATTCCTTTTTTCTCAAGATCTTTTCCATATTTTTTAAAAAGATTTAAGATTATCTCATGATTTGTTTTATATTCCTCTTTCAGTTTTTTTAAACTTTTTTGAATTAATAAATATTCTTTTTCAGTAAATCGACACCCAAGAATGGAGTAATTTTTAACTCCACTTCCTAAAGGGCGGCCTCTTTTTCTTTTTTCTATCATTCTTTGACCTCCTTTAGTAATATTTAAATTATTCTCAAATTAATAGCAGCTCTCAATTGATTAGCATTTGTAATTAAATCTTACACCATATTTAATTGATAAGTTCTTCATTTGTTTGCTTTTCTTTTAATTAAGGTAAAAGAATAACTAATTTTTCTTATGAATATTTCTTCTTCAAGTAATGAAAGCTCACCCTCATTATTACAATTTCTGAACTTATCATATACTTCATCAAATTTTTGACTTAAAAATACTCTATTTTTATCTATTTTCATTTCTTTTTTCTTCTTAAGATTAAATTATTTTTAAGACAGTGTGATTTTATTTAAACTTAATAAATAAACCTCCTTCATTTTTGACATACAAAAAATCGAAAAAAATGTATAATTCCTTTTAGTAATATATATATTTGTTGATTAAAATAGATAAAAAGCAAACTTATTTTATTGGTATAATTGAATTATAACACTAAAAACATTATTTTAAAACAAAAAAATATTTTATAACATCTTAAAATTGTTTTAGATAAAAATATTATAAAAAATTTTTAGAATTAAAGAAAATAAAGAAAAAATATTTTCAAGAAATTTTATAAAAAAAATACAAAAAATAAAAAGCAACCATAACAATATTTATAGTTGCTTAAATACAATATAAAAATAAAAAATTTTTATTTAAAATGAATTTAAAATACTTTCAATTTCTTCAGCATTTTTAATAGCTTTTGTTACAACAGGATGAAACTTAAAAGTTCCAAATAAAACTTTTTTTAGAGATAATGTTTCTAAATCATATTCCTCTCCATTTTCTAGAGTTAAAAATATTTCTACTCCAGTTGCCATTCCTGGAATAAGAGAATTGATAATTACTTTTTTTGTGGTAATATTGTTAGCATTTATTTCTAATGCTTTAAAGCCTAAAAATGTAGACTGTAAAAGTGCTATTACTTTTTTTTCTTCATCAATAGCTATTGTTGAATAATTACAATCCCATCTTTTAGTGAAGTTGTAACATTTTTCTTTTGAAAGGGTTTCCAAACATTTGCCCCTTTTTCCCTTCATAACTATACGAGTGTTTATAAAAACAATAAAAAGATTTCCTAAAATTGCAAAAAGAACAACAAAAATAATTGTAAAAAAATTCATATTTCCCCCTTGATGTTTATAGTGACGCCATTGAAAATCATTTAAAGTGAAAAGAATAATTTGCAACTTATTAAGTATAACATAATTCAGAAAAAGATCAATTCTATTTAATTAATAATTATTGAAGAGATTATATTTCTCCATAAGCAATGAGAGGGTCATCAATAGCTATAGCTAAAGATATAGTTTCATAAAGAATGATTCCATCAAACTCAGCTTTATAAGTTTCAAGTATATTTCCAAAACAATCTTTTATTTCTCCAAGAAAAGCTCCTTTTTTAAAAGTATCTCCTGCTTGAAAAGCTGGGTACCAGAATCCATTATGTCTAGATTCAAGATATTTAGAATTATTTATTTCTTTTTGAGGTAAAATTGAGAGATCAGAACTATTTTCTAATATATTGAAATGCTTTAAAAGATTTCTTATATCTTGTTTATAAGCAGCAACTTCTTCTTTATTCCAAAGTCCTCTTCCACCTCGTTCTACTAGAAGGGAAGGAACTCCCTGCATAGCTGCAGAACTATACACTCCAGTGACAGAAGAAGATTTTACTCTATAAGATACAGTTAAAGATTTTGCAGCTTCTATTGAGATTTTTTTTACATTTTCATCAGCAGAACCAGCAAAATAAACAAAAGGCATTACATTTTCTTGAACATCTCCACCATGAAGATCAAAGAAAAAATCTATATTAGGATAAAGATATTCAGAAAAATTATATGCTATCTTTTCAGAAAGAGTTCCATCCTTATCTCCAGGAAAAACTCTATTAAGATTTTTATTATCTTCAGGTATTACAGCAGGAAGTCTTTTGAAGAATCCTGTATAATTGACTGGATGCAAAATGACAACTGTTCCAGAAATATCAGTTGGAGATAATTCTTGAGCTGTTTCAATAGCAGCCTGTATTCCCACATATTCACAACTATGAACTCCAGAAGAAATAACTATTGTTTTTCCTTCTTTCTTTCCACATATAACAGTGATAGGAATATGATATTTAGTTTTCTCTATATTCCAATATCCTTTTTCTTTTTTTCCGCTTTCACATTTTATATTTCCTAAAATAAAACCCATAATTTTCTCCTTTTAATTTAAAGTTTTTTTAAGAAATGGTACTAGTAATATACTTCTTAGAAAATAAAATAGAAGTAAAGATATCCAGATACCATCGTTATTCAAGATAGGAATCACATATTTCCAAGATAGTAAAAATCCGCCCAATGCTCCAACAGTTGAATAAAGAATTGGCGAAGTAATAGATGAACCTGTAAAAATTCCATAGAAAGTCAAGCCAACAAAAGCTAAAATTGGATAAAGACTTATCCAGTAAGCATATCTCTCAGCTGTATAAACTACAGTGGAAATATCGGTAAATACTCTTATCAATTTTGGATATGACACAAGAAATATTGAGGTAATAAATATTACTAGTATTATTCCCCAAAAAAAAGTTTTTGTCCATGTATTTTTCATAAGTATATTATTTTTTTCTCCTGCTGCTCTTCCAGCAAAGACACTGGAAGTATTTGCTATTCCATCAAAAAGGTACGAAATTATTGAAAGTATCTGGAAAAGAACAGCATTAGCAGAGAGAATAGTAATTCCCAGAGAGGAACTTGCAGCTGTAAAAAGATTATTATGAATAACCAGACAAATGGTTCTCAACATAAGATCTTTATTTACACTCATTATAGAAAATATTTCATTTTTATTGAAGATATTTTTTAAACAAAGATTTTTTACATATCCATAAGGAAGAAGATAGTATATTCCAATAAAAGTAGAAATTATTTGAGATATGAGAGTAGCATATGCAACTCCAGCTATTTTTTGCTTGAAGAATACAACAAATATTATATCAAGAATTATATTTAGAAGATTGCTGCTAATCTGCATAGTAAGAGATCCCTTTATATTTCCCTGTCCCATAAGCCATCCAAGAATAACATAATTAATTAAGACAAAAGGGGCTCCCCATATGAGGATGAAAAAGTATTCACTTGCAGCTTTTTTTATTTCTATATCAGGAACTATAAGTTCCATAGAAAAATTAAAAATTGTATTTTGAAATATTATAAAAATTATACTTATAAAAGCTGCTATAAAAAAAGGTCTGAAAAAAGTATCAGAAGTTTTTTGTATATTGTTATTTTTTATACTTTGGGCACTGAAACCAGTAGTACTTACTCTTAAAAAACCAAATATCCAGTAAATAGTATTAAAGATAAGGGTTCCAATAGATATTCCAGCTATATATTTTTCATCTCCAAGTCTGCCAACTACTGCTATATCGGCTGCCCCTAGTAAAGGTTGAGTAACAGTTGAAAGCATAAATGGAATCATTATACTGAGATAAGTTTTATG
This region includes:
- a CDS encoding M14 family metallopeptidase, whose product is MGFILGNIKCESGKKEKGYWNIEKTKYHIPITVICGKKEGKTIVISSGVHSCEYVGIQAAIETAQELSPTDISGTVVILHPVNYTGFFKRLPAVIPEDNKNLNRVFPGDKDGTLSEKIAYNFSEYLYPNIDFFFDLHGGDVQENVMPFVYFAGSADENVKKISIEAAKSLTVSYRVKSSSVTGVYSSAAMQGVPSLLVERGGRGLWNKEEVAAYKQDIRNLLKHFNILENSSDLSILPQKEINNSKYLESRHNGFWYPAFQAGDTFKKGAFLGEIKDCFGNILETYKAEFDGIILYETISLAIAIDDPLIAYGEI
- a CDS encoding MATE family efflux transporter, translated to MQNNNLTHKTYLSIMIPFMLSTVTQPLLGAADIAVVGRLGDEKYIAGISIGTLIFNTIYWIFGFLRVSTTGFSAQSIKNNNIQKTSDTFFRPFFIAAFISIIFIIFQNTIFNFSMELIVPDIEIKKAASEYFFILIWGAPFVLINYVILGWLMGQGNIKGSLTMQISSNLLNIILDIIFVVFFKQKIAGVAYATLISQIISTFIGIYYLLPYGYVKNLCLKNIFNKNEIFSIMSVNKDLMLRTICLVIHNNLFTAASSSLGITILSANAVLFQILSIISYLFDGIANTSSVFAGRAAGEKNNILMKNTWTKTFFWGIILVIFITSIFLVSYPKLIRVFTDISTVVYTAERYAYWISLYPILAFVGLTFYGIFTGSSITSPILYSTVGALGGFLLSWKYVIPILNNDGIWISLLLFYFLRSILLVPFLKKTLN